From the genome of Anopheles funestus chromosome 2RL, idAnoFuneDA-416_04, whole genome shotgun sequence:
caatgaCAACGGCAAGTGATGAGCCAGATCCAAAGATGTCACGGCTGCTGAAGCTTGCACAAAAGTTCAACTGTTTCTATCTGAACGGTAAGTGCAAACGTTGTGTGATTATTAGCATCTGTTTATTGTAGGTCCACTGGCGTTGATGGGTTAACTTTGGCCCGTAGcaggaaaagtgttttttttccacggcGTTGAGCACGGCCGTAGCAAGTCGGCAGTGGCTTATGTCGTCGCCGTAATAATCCGCAAAGTTCTGATCAACCGATTGCATAAAACTAACACCAACGGAATGACGATTTGCGGAGGGAATATGTGATCGAAACGGGCCTGACTAAGCCACCGTACGTTGTGTAAGCGTTTTGGTGGTTCTGCTGTATTCCATTTTCCGCTCGGCATACAAATCAGCAAGGAATCGAAAGTGAACAAATATGACATGGCGTTGGTAGGGCTCGCGATCAATATAATGGGTCGGAGagataagcaacaaaaaagcatgtGAAAACCCTTActgtacacaaacacaaaattgcAACTGAACAGTACCATGCAGGCGGTGGTCTGCATCATTCTCATACAGCACACATCGCTCCCCGTCCATCGTCCGCTGCGTACGCGAATtgatgaagaaattttaaaataaacttttgctcAAACAAATATGCCACGGTCGGCCGTACAGAGTGTGAAAACAAGCTCATTAAAAATCGTCACGTCACTGCCACGACATTTTCGTTCCGAAAAGTTGTTTGTGCATTCGTCCAATAGTCCAATCCAATCCTGCTTTACACGCGCGTTATGTGTTATGTCGTGTAACCTGGTGTATGGGGGGTTATTAGAACGGCGCCTCGTACACATCCAAACCATAGTCAAAGTTTAGACAACCGTTCATCAATCGATTCTTTGCCTCAAAGCAACGCAGCAGCTCCCGTCGCCGTTGTTGCGGGTTTGTGTCTATCAGCTGTTTGACCAAAACGATAAACAACTGTTTACATTTCGGCTTGGCGGCATGCCTAGAGCATGGTTCCAACGTGGCGTTTACAACACGCAACACAATTGCTAATCACATCGCCATCTGTTTTGTACTATTCTACTAATGATCTTCTCTCCGTTTCAATCTCTATTGCTTCATTTTAGGTTTCATGAAAGGCGACTGCCGCCCGTTCGTTGTTGATGGCCACCAAGTGGGACTGGTCAGCCAGAATGTGATCGAGCAGCTGCTCAAATATCCTGAAGTATTTCACATCCGAGCTCCGGAACatggcaagcaggtacttacGAATGGTCATCGACTGCATAATTATTAACTTTGGGAAGCGATAACTAACCAAAAAATAGAGAGCTGTTTCAAGAGTATTGGCAACTTTGTGTGATAAGTTTAATCGCTAGAGTTTGCTCAGCTCAGCATGATAAAGATGATTGTTGACCGATAAACCTTTGAAGATTGTAACAAAGAAGCAGCAGCTTCGTTAACGAACAGTTAAGAAACTAATATCATGAATGAACTTGCTTTTAATGCTACTTTCTCTCCTTTTTTAGAAAATTGTCGAACTGAATCCGGCCTTTCGGGATTACAATACACGCTCGCAGCAGGTCGACCGGATACTGCGCGAATTCCGCAAGCAAGGCATGTTTGTTGCATTGAAAGGTTGGCGTGATGAATGTTACGATGTCAAGTCGTCCACTGGCTCTCTGCTCAAGATGGACCGCTCGGCAACGTGTTTGTTCGGTGTGCGCAACTACGGCGTCGAGATAAACGGGTACGTACGTCACCCAACGAAGGGTCTCTGCATTTGGCTGCAGCAACGTTCCGATACGAAGCAGACGTGGCCCGGCAAATGGGACAACATGGTGAGCGGTGGGCTGGCGGTCGGTTATGGTGTGCTGGAAACGGCCATCAAGGAAGCGGCCGAGGAGGCCTCGATACCAGGGCACTTGATAAAAAATCTCGTGTCAGCCGGTTGCGTGTCGTTCTTCTTCGAAAGTGAACGTGGTCTCTTTCCTAACACGGAGTTCGTGTACGATCTCGAACTGCCCGAAGACTTTGTGCCTGATAATTCGGATGGTGAGGTGCAGAACTTTCAACTTCTACCGGCCCACGAATGTCTCGAGCGGGTGTTTATGCCCGACTTCAAAACCACCAGCTGTCCGGTGGTGATCGATTTTCTCATCCGCCATGGTATTATTACGCCGGAAAATGGTATGCCATTGGTGGTGACGCTTACAATACAGTACGCATGAGTTAACGGATTGTTTCACTTCCATTTTAGAGTCAAATTTCACGCAGGTCATCGAGTTGCTGCACGTTCCGCTGCAGAGCTTGTACACCTATCGTACGACGCCAAACG
Proteins encoded in this window:
- the LOC125766259 gene encoding uncharacterized protein LOC125766259, which produces MTTASDEPDPKMSRLLKLAQKFNCFYLNGFMKGDCRPFVVDGHQVGLVSQNVIEQLLKYPEVFHIRAPEHGKQKIVELNPAFRDYNTRSQQVDRILREFRKQGMFVALKGWRDECYDVKSSTGSLLKMDRSATCLFGVRNYGVEINGYVRHPTKGLCIWLQQRSDTKQTWPGKWDNMVSGGLAVGYGVLETAIKEAAEEASIPGHLIKNLVSAGCVSFFFESERGLFPNTEFVYDLELPEDFVPDNSDGEVQNFQLLPAHECLERVFMPDFKTTSCPVVIDFLIRHGIITPENESNFTQVIELLHVPLQSLYTYRTTPNDGAANNAYVTTAATTTTTNQRDLSSSNNKNSIENGKL